From a region of the Nocardioides ginsengisegetis genome:
- the paaE gene encoding 1,2-phenylacetyl-CoA epoxidase subunit PaaE, with translation MTETLTRAGFHSLTVAAIEPLTVDAAAVTFDVPPELVAAFDFAAGQSLTLRRIIDDVEHRRTYSICSGVGERPRIGVRAIPDGLFSSWLVHDVRPGDVVEVQTPSGNFRAIPDAGERHLCIAAGSGITPMLSIATSVLANPNTQLTLLYGNRTTSSVMFAEDLADLKNRYGSQFDLMHVLSREPRDVELFSGRLDAEKLRIILTALVPLAAVDHVWLCGPFAMTADAREVLTDLGVAPQKVHFELFFVDEPPPQLRHADKVVEGVTSDVTVVLDGRSTTTPMPREKTILDAAQESRTDLPFACKGGVCGTCRANVRHGEVDMVRNYALEPTEVEQGFILTCQSFPVSDNVTVDFDA, from the coding sequence ATGACCGAGACGCTCACCCGGGCCGGGTTCCACTCACTGACCGTGGCCGCCATCGAGCCGCTCACCGTCGACGCTGCAGCGGTCACGTTCGACGTCCCCCCGGAACTCGTTGCAGCGTTCGACTTCGCAGCCGGCCAGTCGCTCACGCTGCGGCGCATCATCGACGACGTCGAACACCGGCGCACCTACTCGATCTGTTCCGGCGTCGGTGAGCGTCCACGGATCGGCGTGCGCGCGATACCTGACGGCCTCTTCTCATCCTGGCTCGTGCACGATGTACGCCCCGGAGACGTCGTGGAAGTCCAGACTCCCAGTGGCAATTTCCGGGCCATACCGGACGCGGGTGAGAGGCATCTGTGCATCGCCGCCGGTTCGGGCATCACCCCGATGCTGTCGATCGCCACGTCGGTCCTAGCCAACCCGAACACTCAGCTGACCCTGCTCTACGGCAACCGCACGACAAGTTCAGTGATGTTCGCCGAGGACCTGGCCGACCTCAAGAACCGCTACGGCTCGCAGTTCGACCTCATGCACGTTCTCTCACGGGAACCCCGCGACGTAGAGCTCTTCTCCGGACGGCTCGACGCGGAGAAGCTCCGCATTATCCTGACGGCCCTCGTGCCGCTGGCAGCGGTCGACCACGTCTGGCTGTGCGGGCCGTTCGCGATGACCGCCGACGCCAGAGAGGTCCTGACCGACCTTGGGGTGGCGCCCCAGAAGGTGCACTTCGAGCTCTTCTTCGTCGACGAACCGCCGCCACAGCTGCGTCACGCCGACAAGGTCGTCGAGGGCGTCACGAGTGACGTGACCGTCGTACTCGACGGCCGCAGCACCACCACGCCCATGCCACGCGAGAAGACCATCCTCGACGCGGCCCAGGAGTCGAGAACCGATCTGCCGTTCGCCTGCAAGGGCGGGGTCTGCGGCACCTGCCGGGCCAATGTGCGCCATGGCGAGGTCGACATGGTCCGCAACTACGCCCTCGAGCCCACCGAGGTAGAGCAAGGGTTCATCCTCACCTGCCAGTCGTTCCCGGTCAGCGACAACGTCACCGTCGACTTCGACGCCTGA
- a CDS encoding thiolase family protein produces MSEAFILDGVRTPIGRYGGGLAGVRPDDLAALVVSEAVTRAGIDPELIDEVVFGGANQAGEDNRNVARMATLLAGLPNSIPGFTVNRLCASGLTAIIIARQMIAAGDADVVVAGGVESMTRAPWVAEKPSKAWAKPGASYDTSIGWRFTNPAFGAETTRSMPQTAERIAELWKLTREELDAFALRSHQRAVDARKNGRFAQEIVPAGELIEDEGPRADTSLDRLAGLHPVNHADGVITAGNSSSLNDGAAAVVVVSERLAEKHGLSPRARLVAGASAGVAPEIMGIGPVPATRKVLERTGWSVGDLDAVELNEAFASQSIACIRELGLEDDIVNADGGAIALGHPLGASGARLAITLLGRLERSDARRGLATMCVGVGQGTALLLERP; encoded by the coding sequence ATGTCCGAGGCCTTCATCCTCGACGGAGTCCGCACGCCCATCGGCCGGTACGGCGGCGGGCTGGCCGGCGTCCGCCCCGACGACCTCGCCGCGCTCGTCGTCAGCGAGGCGGTGACCCGAGCGGGAATCGACCCCGAGTTGATCGACGAGGTCGTGTTCGGTGGCGCCAACCAGGCTGGCGAGGACAACCGCAACGTCGCTCGGATGGCAACCTTGCTGGCCGGGTTGCCGAACTCCATCCCGGGCTTCACGGTCAACCGGCTGTGCGCCAGTGGGCTGACCGCCATCATCATCGCTCGGCAGATGATCGCCGCCGGTGACGCGGACGTCGTTGTGGCCGGCGGTGTCGAGTCGATGACCCGAGCGCCGTGGGTGGCGGAGAAGCCGTCGAAGGCATGGGCCAAGCCAGGTGCGTCCTACGACACGTCGATTGGGTGGCGCTTCACCAACCCGGCCTTCGGAGCCGAGACGACGCGGTCGATGCCTCAGACCGCCGAGCGTATCGCTGAGCTGTGGAAACTGACCCGTGAGGAGCTCGACGCGTTCGCACTGCGGTCCCACCAGCGGGCGGTCGATGCTCGGAAGAACGGTCGCTTCGCCCAGGAGATCGTGCCTGCCGGTGAGCTCATCGAGGACGAGGGTCCGCGTGCCGACACCAGTCTCGATCGGCTAGCCGGACTCCACCCGGTGAACCACGCCGACGGTGTCATCACCGCAGGGAACTCAAGCTCCCTGAACGACGGTGCCGCCGCGGTGGTCGTGGTGAGCGAGCGTCTCGCCGAGAAGCACGGTCTCTCGCCCCGGGCTCGTCTCGTCGCCGGCGCAAGTGCGGGGGTCGCTCCCGAGATCATGGGGATCGGACCGGTTCCGGCGACCCGCAAGGTACTGGAGCGCACCGGCTGGAGCGTCGGTGACCTGGACGCGGTCGAGCTCAACGAGGCCTTCGCCTCCCAGTCGATCGCCTGCATCCGCGAACTCGGACTCGAGGACGACATCGTGAACGCAGACGGCGGCGCCATCGCGCTCGGCCACCCGCTGGGCGCTTCGGGTGCCCGCCTAGCCATCACGCTCCTCGGCCGTCTCGAGCGGTCGGACGCGCGGCGCGGCCTGGCCACGATGTGCGTTGGTGTGGGCCAAGGCACGGCGCTTCTCCTGGAGCGACCATGA
- a CDS encoding enoyl-CoA hydratase/isomerase family protein, whose product MTDPVLVTETADRFFVLLNRPEARNAIDLDMVEALHDVCHRLETEPKVAMIRGTGGTFAAGADIAQLSKRRRDDALRGINSGIFDRIRRLPMPVIGLIDGYALGGGAELAYACDFRIGTPTTKIGNPEPGLGILAAAGAGWRLKELVGEPLAKEILLAGRILDADEALACHLLNEVAEDVETAGHRLADRIVAQAPLAIRLTKSLFHAPPDAHPLIDDIAQAVLFETEDKHERMKAFLDRKKVKS is encoded by the coding sequence ATGACCGACCCGGTGCTGGTCACCGAGACCGCGGACAGATTCTTCGTCCTACTCAACCGGCCGGAGGCCCGCAACGCCATCGACTTGGACATGGTCGAGGCTCTGCACGACGTGTGTCATCGGCTCGAAACCGAGCCAAAGGTGGCCATGATCCGCGGAACGGGCGGAACGTTCGCCGCCGGAGCCGACATCGCCCAGCTCTCCAAGCGCCGCCGCGACGACGCCCTGCGCGGCATCAACTCCGGCATCTTCGACCGCATCAGGCGGCTACCGATGCCCGTCATCGGGCTCATCGATGGCTACGCCCTCGGCGGCGGAGCCGAGCTCGCGTACGCCTGCGACTTCCGCATCGGCACACCGACGACCAAGATCGGCAACCCCGAGCCAGGGCTGGGGATTCTCGCCGCTGCCGGCGCCGGGTGGCGGCTCAAGGAACTCGTCGGAGAACCCCTGGCCAAGGAAATCCTGCTGGCCGGCCGCATCCTCGATGCCGACGAGGCGCTGGCCTGCCACCTCCTCAACGAAGTCGCTGAGGACGTGGAAACCGCCGGGCACCGACTGGCAGACCGGATCGTCGCCCAGGCACCGTTGGCCATCCGGCTGACCAAATCGTTGTTCCACGCACCGCCCGACGCCCACCCGCTGATCGACGATATTGCCCAGGCGGTGCTCTTCGAGACGGAGGACAAGCACGAGCGCATGAAGGCATTCCTGGACCGCAAGAAGGTGAAGTCATGA
- a CDS encoding 3-hydroxyacyl-CoA dehydrogenase family protein, with the protein MTIPNQVGVYGGGRMGAGIAHAFLVAGGDVTVIETGQAAALAAANRVETSLAKAKERGIDVAGSLTVATDPAALSQAGLVIEAVPELPGLKIEVLATIERVAPQAFVATNTSSLSIDELALALKKPKQFIGLHFFNPVPASDLVEVVVGTQTDPALVEQAQGWVELLGKTAITVKDSPGFASSRLGVGLALEAMRMLDENVASAHDIDTAMTLGYRHPVGPLRTTDIVGLDVRLAIAEYLERELGPRFAPPQILRDKVAAGQLGRKTGEGFYKW; encoded by the coding sequence ATGACTATCCCCAACCAGGTCGGTGTATACGGCGGAGGACGGATGGGTGCCGGTATCGCGCATGCATTCCTCGTCGCCGGAGGCGACGTGACGGTCATCGAGACCGGCCAAGCCGCAGCCCTGGCCGCCGCCAACCGCGTCGAGACGAGTCTGGCCAAGGCCAAGGAGCGTGGCATCGATGTTGCGGGGTCGTTGACGGTCGCCACGGACCCGGCCGCGCTGTCCCAAGCAGGCTTGGTGATCGAGGCCGTCCCAGAGCTGCCCGGGCTCAAGATCGAGGTGCTTGCCACCATCGAGCGGGTCGCGCCCCAGGCGTTCGTGGCCACGAACACGAGCTCGCTCTCGATCGACGAGCTCGCACTCGCGTTAAAGAAGCCGAAGCAGTTCATCGGCCTGCACTTCTTCAACCCGGTGCCTGCCAGCGACCTCGTCGAGGTCGTCGTCGGCACCCAGACCGACCCCGCTCTCGTCGAGCAGGCACAGGGTTGGGTCGAGTTGCTGGGCAAGACCGCCATCACGGTCAAGGACTCGCCGGGCTTCGCCAGCAGCCGCCTGGGCGTCGGGCTCGCCCTGGAGGCCATGCGCATGCTCGACGAGAACGTCGCCTCCGCCCACGACATCGACACCGCGATGACGCTCGGCTACAGGCACCCCGTCGGGCCGTTGAGGACGACAGACATCGTCGGCCTCGACGTGCGCTTGGCCATCGCGGAGTACCTCGAGCGCGAGCTCGGACCACGCTTCGCGCCGCCGCAGATCCTCCGCGACAAGGTCGCCGCAGGCCAACTCGGCCGCAAGACGGGAGAGGGGTTCTACAAGTGGTGA
- a CDS encoding TetR/AcrR family transcriptional regulator, producing MTNQPSTQFANRGRGRPGYDQATVLRHAIDLFNRQGYEGTSMGDLAKELGFTKSAIYHHVPSKEHLLEQALNEALHGLTDMIEATRTNAEGTAHDRLRLAVRGSVEILVAHLPAVTLLLRVRGNTAVELEALRRRRELDDKLAELVTAAVGEGGLRDDIPADLTSKLLFGMVNSLIEWVRPDGRYEPGVIADAVTAIAFDGLSR from the coding sequence GTGACTAACCAGCCCTCAACCCAGTTCGCTAATCGCGGCCGTGGCAGGCCGGGGTACGACCAGGCAACCGTGCTAAGGCACGCGATCGACCTGTTCAACCGACAGGGCTACGAGGGCACGAGCATGGGTGACCTCGCCAAGGAGCTTGGCTTCACCAAGTCCGCGATCTATCACCATGTTCCGAGCAAGGAGCACCTGCTGGAGCAGGCGCTCAACGAGGCACTCCATGGGCTCACCGACATGATTGAGGCCACCCGGACAAACGCGGAGGGCACGGCGCATGACCGGCTTCGCCTCGCAGTCCGGGGCAGCGTCGAGATTCTCGTCGCCCACCTCCCGGCGGTGACGCTGCTGCTTCGGGTTCGAGGCAACACAGCCGTAGAGCTCGAGGCACTGCGCCGACGCCGAGAGCTCGACGACAAACTGGCCGAGCTGGTCACTGCCGCGGTGGGCGAGGGGGGACTTCGCGACGACATTCCGGCCGATCTCACCAGCAAGCTGCTCTTCGGCATGGTGAACTCGCTCATCGAGTGGGTCCGGCCAGATGGCCGCTATGAACCCGGTGTTATCGCCGATGCGGTCACAGCTATCGCCTTCGACGGCCTCAGCCGATAG
- a CDS encoding MaoC family dehydratase, with protein sequence MTFADITPARKGRVFADFTLGQTFVHHWGRTLGESDGTAFGCLTLNYNPIYLNAEFAAERGHHVRPLNPYLAFLTVLGLSVEDLSEGSVEGAFLGIDDLAYYETVTAGDTLVARSEVVGMRPSESRPGSGVVTWRTRGFNQHGNKVLAFTRTNIVGSTTTS encoded by the coding sequence TTGACGTTCGCCGACATCACTCCTGCGCGGAAGGGGCGAGTGTTTGCGGACTTCACTCTCGGCCAAACGTTCGTGCATCATTGGGGGCGGACACTCGGCGAGTCCGACGGGACAGCGTTCGGTTGCCTCACCTTGAACTACAACCCGATCTACTTGAATGCCGAGTTCGCCGCTGAGCGGGGTCACCACGTGCGCCCCCTCAATCCGTATCTCGCGTTTCTGACGGTTCTCGGACTGTCGGTCGAGGACCTGAGCGAGGGTAGCGTCGAGGGCGCGTTCCTCGGGATCGATGACCTCGCCTACTACGAAACCGTGACTGCCGGAGACACCCTGGTCGCACGGAGCGAAGTCGTTGGCATGCGCCCGTCCGAGAGCCGTCCGGGTTCGGGAGTCGTCACCTGGCGCACACGGGGCTTCAACCAGCACGGGAACAAGGTGCTGGCGTTCACCAGGACCAACATCGTGGGAAGTACGACCACGTCATGA
- a CDS encoding acyl-CoA dehydrogenase family protein, protein MSATTWGRTTQLTEEQQHIQRLARQFAMDEVLPLANELDPIGGKIPPTLIQRMGEVGFFAIMTSVEDGGLGLGALEYILVTEELARAWMSVSSIIRSSMLPRGLSVEKRAKYMHRAVMGEYLGAFSLSEPDTGSDAASITCRAVLDGSEWVINGAKMWCTNADRADYIVVFARTSAPPTEDKRHLGISAFFVEKEPGGFPSGIHAAAARKIGYTGWDTFELVFDNFRVPADALLGDEGKGFYAGMSSLELARVHTAARAVGLASAALEDAVTFAQRRLQFGHPISEFQALRFKIGDMAAQIEAARQLTYAAARAIDAGEKCGALASAAKYIASEMAEKVTSEGLQIHGGAGYTTDFAAQRYWREARLTKIFEGTSEIQLKILSDDVLGKAPGTGR, encoded by the coding sequence ATGAGCGCGACCACGTGGGGACGAACGACCCAACTGACTGAGGAGCAGCAGCATATTCAGCGGCTCGCTCGACAGTTCGCGATGGATGAGGTCCTCCCGCTGGCGAACGAGTTGGACCCGATCGGTGGCAAGATCCCGCCAACCTTGATCCAGAGAATGGGTGAGGTCGGGTTCTTCGCGATCATGACTTCGGTCGAAGACGGTGGGCTGGGGCTCGGTGCGCTCGAGTACATCCTTGTGACCGAGGAGCTCGCACGCGCGTGGATGAGTGTGTCCAGCATCATCCGTAGCAGCATGTTGCCTCGAGGACTGAGCGTCGAGAAACGCGCGAAGTACATGCATCGTGCCGTCATGGGCGAATATCTCGGTGCGTTCTCCCTCTCTGAGCCGGACACCGGATCCGATGCCGCGAGCATCACCTGTCGCGCCGTCCTCGACGGGAGCGAGTGGGTCATCAACGGCGCCAAGATGTGGTGCACCAACGCTGACAGAGCGGATTACATCGTCGTGTTCGCCCGGACATCAGCGCCTCCGACGGAGGACAAGCGGCACCTTGGAATCAGCGCGTTTTTCGTAGAGAAGGAGCCCGGCGGATTCCCGTCGGGTATCCACGCCGCAGCGGCTCGCAAGATCGGCTACACCGGGTGGGACACCTTCGAGCTGGTCTTCGACAACTTCCGTGTACCTGCCGATGCCCTTCTCGGAGATGAAGGCAAGGGCTTCTACGCTGGAATGTCGAGTCTGGAACTCGCCCGGGTTCACACGGCGGCGCGCGCCGTCGGGCTCGCAAGCGCCGCCCTGGAAGATGCAGTGACTTTCGCTCAGCGCCGTCTCCAATTCGGGCATCCGATCTCAGAGTTCCAGGCACTTCGTTTCAAGATCGGCGATATGGCTGCCCAGATCGAGGCGGCTCGACAGCTCACCTACGCGGCCGCTCGTGCAATCGACGCTGGCGAGAAATGTGGAGCGCTCGCCTCCGCCGCCAAGTACATCGCCTCGGAGATGGCTGAAAAGGTCACCAGTGAGGGTCTTCAGATCCACGGGGGGGCGGGTTACACCACGGACTTCGCTGCCCAGCGGTACTGGCGGGAGGCCCGACTCACGAAGATCTTCGAAGGGACGTCCGAAATCCAGCTGAAGATCTTGTCGGACGACGTTCTGGGCAAGGCTCCTGGGACCGGCCGATGA
- a CDS encoding MaoC family dehydratase, with protein MNGLTAVGTYFEDYSVGRQFRHARGKTVSELENVLITNLVVNTASAHFDEHAMKTHPVGERVVFGGVTASIVIGLASQDVSENCIQEIGLTGMRLQSPVVHGDTLYAYTEITDVDADRSDSGVVRCHHWGVNQHGEAVFEADRSLRVRRRNPLIDHTEEAPDA; from the coding sequence ATGAATGGCCTTACTGCGGTCGGTACGTATTTCGAGGACTACTCAGTAGGTCGACAATTCCGACACGCGCGTGGCAAGACGGTCAGCGAGCTCGAGAACGTCCTGATCACCAACCTGGTGGTGAACACTGCATCGGCCCATTTTGATGAGCACGCTATGAAGACGCACCCAGTCGGAGAACGCGTCGTGTTCGGGGGAGTGACAGCGTCCATCGTGATCGGCCTCGCGAGTCAGGACGTGTCCGAGAACTGCATCCAAGAGATTGGCCTGACCGGGATGCGGTTGCAGTCTCCAGTCGTTCACGGAGACACGCTCTACGCCTACACCGAGATAACTGATGTCGACGCGGACAGGTCGGATTCCGGTGTCGTGCGTTGCCACCACTGGGGTGTCAACCAGCATGGCGAGGCCGTCTTCGAGGCCGATCGAAGTCTTCGGGTCCGTCGACGGAATCCGCTCATTGACCATACGGAAGAGGCTCCAGATGCCTGA
- a CDS encoding HpcH/HpaI aldolase/citrate lyase family protein, which yields MPESITRLRRSCLAVPGSSDKMIAKASGLDVDQIFLDLEDSVAPIAKAEARERVVAALVEREWKAPTKVVRVNDVRTEWAYQDVVGVVEGAGSQLDCIMLPKVESAAQVAWLDLLLTQIEKAQSLEIGRIGIEAQIENAKGLINVDEIAAASPRVETIVFGPADFMASLNMRSLVVGAQPEGYEADAYHYILMRILMAARAHGKQAIDGPFGRIKDVDGYRETAIRSAALGFDGKWVLHPAQIDVANEVYSPRQSDYDRAEYILDAYDYFTSAAGGARGAVMLGDEMIDEASRKMALPVALKGRVAKLRRTTYFTPEGQAEAHAATLSR from the coding sequence ATGCCTGAATCGATCACCCGGCTCCGACGATCCTGTTTGGCAGTGCCCGGCTCAAGCGACAAGATGATCGCCAAGGCGTCTGGCTTGGACGTGGATCAGATCTTCCTCGACCTCGAGGATTCCGTCGCGCCGATCGCCAAGGCAGAGGCTCGCGAACGGGTTGTCGCGGCTCTTGTTGAGCGTGAGTGGAAGGCGCCGACCAAAGTCGTCCGAGTCAACGATGTCAGGACTGAATGGGCCTACCAGGACGTCGTAGGAGTCGTCGAGGGCGCCGGCTCCCAGCTGGACTGCATCATGCTCCCCAAGGTCGAATCCGCTGCCCAGGTGGCGTGGCTCGATCTTCTCCTCACCCAGATCGAGAAGGCGCAGAGCCTCGAGATCGGCCGTATCGGCATCGAAGCTCAGATCGAGAACGCAAAGGGCCTCATCAACGTCGATGAGATTGCGGCCGCGTCGCCGCGGGTCGAGACCATTGTTTTCGGGCCGGCGGACTTCATGGCCAGCCTCAACATGCGCAGTCTGGTCGTCGGTGCGCAGCCCGAGGGGTACGAGGCCGACGCGTATCACTACATCCTGATGCGAATCCTTATGGCTGCCCGAGCCCACGGCAAGCAGGCGATCGATGGCCCATTCGGCCGTATCAAGGACGTCGATGGCTATCGCGAGACCGCAATACGTTCGGCCGCCTTGGGTTTCGATGGAAAGTGGGTGCTGCACCCGGCCCAGATCGATGTGGCGAACGAGGTGTACTCGCCGCGACAATCGGACTACGACCGCGCGGAGTACATCCTCGACGCGTACGATTATTTCACGTCCGCTGCAGGAGGTGCCCGTGGTGCGGTCATGTTGGGGGACGAAATGATCGATGAGGCTTCGAGGAAGATGGCCCTCCCGGTCGCTCTCAAAGGCAGGGTCGCGAAGCTCCGTCGCACCACCTACTTCACTCCCGAGGGTCAGGCCGAGGCGCATGCCGCGACCTTGAGTCGCTGA
- a CDS encoding CaiB/BaiF CoA transferase family protein, with protein MKSLREREGRHTSRPLEGLRVIDFTQMLAGPYCSMLFADLGADVVKVEPPTGDIIRTAGPFHAGHEDTELGGYFMSVNRNKRGFVVDLKTPDGIAAVMDLVGTADIVLENFRSGVMDRFGLSYERMRGRNPQLVYGAVRGFGDPRFGETPYDDWPAFDIVAQAMGGVQWMTGEADGPPQKVGVGIGDILPGAHLAIGVLAAVVRARESGVGEFVEVSMLDSVLSMTERIVHQYSYAGEVPIRQGNTHPYFEPFGAYETSDGWIALAATTEKFWAELTLAIGRADLSAAYPSNSARTENAATVRAAISAWAGTVTTAEALKLLGGRVPIGRVNSAADIFQDPYFKARGMLVELIDPGSGLSAVVAGCPVKFLESPDATYFAAPQLGGND; from the coding sequence ATGAAGAGTCTTCGGGAGCGCGAGGGGCGGCACACGTCACGGCCACTCGAGGGGCTCCGTGTCATCGACTTCACGCAGATGCTGGCCGGTCCGTACTGCTCCATGTTGTTCGCCGATCTCGGTGCCGACGTCGTCAAGGTTGAGCCGCCTACAGGCGACATCATCAGGACTGCAGGTCCGTTCCACGCCGGGCATGAGGACACCGAACTCGGTGGCTACTTCATGAGCGTGAACCGGAACAAGCGGGGATTCGTGGTGGATCTCAAGACGCCTGACGGAATTGCTGCGGTCATGGATCTGGTCGGAACCGCAGACATCGTCTTGGAGAACTTCCGGTCAGGTGTGATGGACCGGTTCGGGCTGTCCTACGAACGGATGCGCGGGCGCAACCCACAGCTCGTTTATGGAGCAGTGCGCGGCTTCGGCGATCCGCGGTTCGGCGAAACACCATACGACGACTGGCCGGCTTTCGACATCGTCGCCCAGGCGATGGGTGGCGTTCAGTGGATGACTGGGGAGGCCGACGGCCCCCCGCAGAAGGTTGGCGTCGGGATCGGGGACATTCTGCCCGGAGCGCACCTCGCGATAGGCGTCCTTGCGGCGGTGGTACGCGCGCGCGAGTCGGGTGTCGGCGAGTTCGTCGAAGTTTCGATGTTGGACTCGGTTCTGAGCATGACCGAGCGCATCGTGCATCAGTACTCGTACGCGGGAGAGGTCCCGATACGACAAGGGAATACCCACCCGTACTTCGAGCCGTTCGGCGCCTACGAGACGTCGGATGGGTGGATCGCCCTCGCAGCTACCACCGAGAAGTTCTGGGCGGAACTGACCCTAGCCATCGGGCGGGCCGACCTGAGCGCCGCTTATCCGTCGAACTCCGCGCGTACCGAGAACGCCGCGACAGTGCGTGCAGCGATCTCCGCCTGGGCGGGCACGGTTACGACAGCCGAAGCGTTGAAGCTGCTCGGGGGGAGAGTGCCGATCGGACGGGTCAACAGCGCCGCAGACATCTTCCAGGACCCCTACTTCAAGGCACGCGGGATGTTGGTCGAACTGATCGATCCGGGTTCCGGCCTCTCGGCGGTGGTCGCCGGCTGTCCGGTCAAGTTCCTCGAGTCGCCAGACGCCACCTATTTCGCAGCCCCCCAGCTGGGCGGGAACGACTAA
- a CDS encoding asparaginase — protein sequence MSRARIAILSTGGTITSTRDAGGAAAPRLSASQLVETIPGLQSIAEFDCTTVRTVASKEMTLDDAVLLARAIDERAGSGFDGVVVLQGTDTLEEMAFAVDLLITADIPVAFTAAMRHPDMPSADGAANLSAAVLVAASSGAVGMGVTVVLDDTIQAARYVRKAHTSSLSAFQSPSLGVLGWILEGEVHIKLRPTSRPVPFPVTSTATFPPVAVVSASLDDDLGYVDHLEALGYQGLVVQGLGGGHLPAAVADRICALAQHVPVVISSRTGAGQVLRKTYGTVGGDIDLAARGLISAGHLDGPKARILLRMLLAYDGNAHRFNEVLAGL from the coding sequence ATGAGTCGGGCGCGCATCGCGATCCTGTCGACCGGTGGAACGATCACCTCGACGCGGGACGCCGGCGGTGCCGCCGCACCCCGGTTGTCGGCTTCTCAGCTTGTTGAGACGATCCCCGGCTTGCAGTCGATCGCAGAGTTCGACTGCACGACTGTGCGCACGGTGGCATCCAAGGAGATGACCTTGGATGACGCCGTCCTCCTTGCTCGGGCAATCGACGAGCGGGCGGGGTCCGGCTTCGATGGCGTCGTCGTGCTTCAAGGCACTGACACGCTCGAGGAGATGGCGTTCGCGGTCGACCTGCTGATCACGGCGGACATCCCGGTTGCCTTCACTGCAGCGATGCGCCACCCCGATATGCCCAGCGCCGACGGGGCCGCGAATCTCTCAGCTGCCGTTCTCGTTGCTGCGAGCTCAGGAGCAGTCGGTATGGGCGTCACCGTCGTGCTCGACGACACGATCCAGGCTGCCCGCTACGTGCGAAAGGCCCATACGTCGAGTCTGTCGGCCTTTCAGTCCCCGTCACTTGGGGTCCTCGGCTGGATCCTTGAGGGCGAGGTCCACATCAAGCTGCGCCCGACCAGTCGGCCAGTGCCATTCCCTGTCACAAGCACAGCCACTTTCCCGCCGGTCGCGGTGGTGTCGGCCTCGCTGGATGATGATCTCGGCTACGTCGACCACCTCGAAGCTCTCGGGTACCAGGGGCTCGTCGTACAGGGCCTCGGAGGCGGCCACCTTCCGGCGGCAGTGGCCGACCGGATCTGCGCTCTCGCGCAACACGTGCCTGTAGTCATTTCGTCGCGCACTGGAGCCGGACAAGTACTCCGAAAGACCTACGGCACGGTTGGTGGCGACATCGATCTGGCTGCTCGTGGGCTGATTTCGGCAGGGCACCTGGACGGGCCAAAAGCGAGGATTTTGCTGCGCATGCTGTTGGCGTACGACGGCAACGCACACAGGTTCAACGAGGTCCTTGCCGGTCTGTGA